Proteins encoded together in one Chitinophaga sp. LS1 window:
- a CDS encoding DNA topoisomerase IV subunit B: MANTDKKDLAASAYTEDSIRSLDWREHIRLRPGMYIGKLGDGSSMDDGIYILLKEVVDNCIDEHTMGFGKQVDIKVTEHNVTIRDFGRGIPLGKVVDVVSKINTGAKYDSKAFQKSVGLNGVGTKAVNALSNYFRVESIRDGRSKVAEFERGILTKEYKEAPTKEPNGTLVTFIPDDSVFRNYRYIPEFLENQMWNYCFLNAGLTINFNDKKYVSKNGLLDLLQRKTNEDELRYPIIHLRGEDIEVAITHASQYGEEYYSFVNGQHTTQGGTHLAAFREAFVKTVRDFYKKDYEATDIRTSICAAISLRVQEPVFESQTKTKLGSLTVYENGPSMKAFVLDFFSKHLDDFLHKNPATADALKRRIEQSERERKELAGIKKLANERAKKANLHNRKLRDCRLHFNDEVPTRDKGDLESKRLNTTIFITEGDSASGSITKSRNVETQAVFSLRGKPLNSFGLTKKIVYENEEFNLLQHALNIEEGLEGLRYNRIVVATDADVDGMHIRLLLLTFFLQFFPDLVKNGHLYILDTPLFRVRNKQTTIYCYTEEEKQKAIKKLGNKPEITRFKGLGEISPEEFGTFISDDMKVEPVILSKDTHIQKLLEYYMGKNTQTRQEFIIGNLRYEKDLIEEAE; the protein is encoded by the coding sequence ATGGCTAACACGGATAAGAAAGATCTAGCAGCATCAGCCTATACCGAAGACTCCATTCGTTCGCTCGACTGGCGTGAACACATCCGACTTCGTCCGGGTATGTATATCGGTAAGCTGGGAGATGGTTCCAGTATGGACGATGGCATCTATATTTTGCTGAAAGAGGTGGTGGATAACTGTATTGACGAGCACACAATGGGCTTCGGCAAGCAGGTGGATATTAAAGTGACAGAACATAATGTGACGATCCGCGATTTCGGACGTGGTATTCCGCTCGGGAAGGTGGTGGATGTGGTGAGTAAGATCAACACCGGCGCCAAGTACGATAGCAAGGCCTTCCAGAAATCTGTAGGTCTGAACGGGGTGGGTACCAAAGCGGTGAACGCTCTTTCCAATTACTTCCGCGTAGAATCCATCCGCGATGGCCGCTCCAAAGTAGCGGAATTCGAGCGGGGCATACTCACCAAAGAATACAAGGAAGCCCCTACCAAAGAACCCAATGGTACACTGGTAACCTTCATCCCCGATGATTCCGTATTCCGCAACTACCGTTATATCCCTGAGTTCCTGGAAAACCAGATGTGGAACTATTGTTTCCTGAATGCGGGTCTTACCATCAACTTCAATGATAAAAAATACGTCTCCAAAAATGGATTACTGGACCTGCTGCAGCGCAAAACCAATGAGGATGAGCTGCGGTACCCAATCATTCATTTAAGAGGTGAGGATATAGAAGTAGCCATCACCCACGCCAGCCAGTACGGAGAGGAATATTACTCCTTCGTAAACGGGCAGCACACGACGCAGGGTGGTACGCACCTGGCGGCTTTCCGTGAGGCTTTTGTAAAGACCGTGAGGGACTTTTATAAGAAAGACTACGAAGCGACGGACATTCGTACCTCTATCTGTGCGGCGATTTCCCTAAGGGTACAGGAGCCGGTGTTCGAATCACAGACCAAGACAAAACTGGGTTCCCTCACCGTATACGAGAACGGTCCTTCTATGAAGGCTTTCGTGCTTGACTTCTTCTCCAAACACCTGGACGACTTCCTGCACAAGAACCCTGCTACTGCCGACGCTCTGAAGCGTCGTATCGAGCAGAGTGAACGTGAACGTAAAGAATTGGCAGGTATTAAGAAACTGGCAAACGAAAGAGCCAAGAAAGCAAACCTGCATAACCGCAAGCTGCGTGACTGCCGCCTGCACTTCAATGACGAAGTTCCAACAAGAGATAAAGGCGACCTGGAAAGTAAACGACTGAACACTACCATCTTCATTACAGAGGGTGATAGTGCCAGCGGTTCCATTACCAAGTCCCGCAATGTGGAAACACAAGCCGTATTCAGTCTTCGTGGTAAGCCACTGAACAGTTTTGGTCTGACCAAGAAGATCGTGTACGAAAATGAAGAGTTCAACCTGCTTCAGCACGCGCTCAACATTGAAGAAGGACTGGAAGGCCTGCGTTACAACAGGATCGTGGTGGCTACCGATGCCGATGTGGATGGTATGCACATCCGTTTGTTGCTGCTCACCTTCTTCCTGCAGTTCTTCCCTGATCTGGTAAAGAACGGTCACCTGTACATTCTGGACACACCCTTGTTCCGTGTACGTAACAAGCAGACCACTATTTATTGCTACACAGAAGAAGAGAAACAAAAAGCAATCAAAAAGCTGGGCAACAAGCCGGAAATTACCCGATTCAAAGGTCTGGGAGAGATCTCTCCTGAGGAATTCGGTACTTTCATCAGTGATGATATGAAGGTGGAACCGGTGATCCTGTCCAAGGACACACATATCCAGAAACTGCTGGAATACTATATGGGCAAAAACACCCAGACAAGACAGGAATTTATTATTGGTAACCTCAGGTACGAAAAGGACCTGATTGAAGAAGCAGAATAA
- a CDS encoding DUF1835 domain-containing protein, producing the protein METVHIVFGEPSVAPIQGAFELDEQLKGDILYFEDDLSIGPLFILDTKDGQAGRRQWWNQLAGVEAPAAPVLLEADPATPPVEEVSPDPEKFKELKARLKADAELQVWIWAGQNARDVSGYFWLVSQLYDFAGRIFIIYLNNLPFLNEKGGVFYPTHLHQILPKEFLKAKKLARAISLAEFELDGDEWSRLMNENAGIRLLEGGKKLRGEPASFYDKDLLAASNAEFQKANKVINQVTGKMKYPIMDQYLGWRMKELVKQGKLESKGELKASKDFEVKLV; encoded by the coding sequence ATGGAAACTGTGCATATCGTATTTGGTGAACCATCCGTAGCTCCGATACAAGGTGCGTTTGAACTGGATGAGCAACTGAAGGGAGACATCCTGTATTTTGAGGATGATCTGTCCATCGGCCCCCTGTTCATACTTGATACAAAAGATGGACAGGCTGGTCGCCGTCAATGGTGGAACCAGCTGGCCGGGGTAGAGGCACCTGCAGCGCCGGTTTTACTGGAAGCAGATCCTGCAACACCGCCGGTGGAAGAAGTAAGTCCTGACCCGGAAAAATTCAAAGAACTGAAAGCCCGTCTTAAAGCTGATGCTGAACTACAGGTATGGATCTGGGCCGGACAGAATGCCCGCGACGTAAGCGGCTATTTCTGGCTGGTGAGCCAGTTGTACGATTTTGCTGGCCGTATCTTCATCATCTATCTCAATAACCTGCCTTTCCTGAATGAAAAAGGAGGCGTATTCTATCCCACCCACCTGCATCAGATCCTCCCTAAGGAATTCCTGAAAGCAAAGAAACTGGCGAGGGCTATATCCCTGGCAGAGTTCGAACTGGATGGCGATGAATGGAGCCGCCTGATGAACGAGAACGCGGGCATCCGGCTGCTGGAAGGAGGCAAAAAACTGAGAGGGGAACCAGCATCTTTTTATGATAAAGACTTGCTGGCGGCAAGTAATGCAGAGTTCCAGAAAGCGAATAAGGTCATCAACCAGGTAACTGGTAAAATGAAATATCCTATCATGGACCAATACCTGGGCTGGCGTATGAAAGAACTGGTGAAACAGGGAAAACTGGAAAGCAAAGGCGAACTGAAAGCAAGCAAAGACTTCGAAGTTAAACTGGTATAA
- a CDS encoding DNA gyrase/topoisomerase IV subunit A → MSDIDNTQPTDESLHNITHIGGMYESWFLDYASYVILERAVPSVEDGLKPVQRRILHAMKELDDGRFNKVANIIGTTMQFHPHGDASIGDAIVNMGQKDLLIETQGNWGDVRTGDDAAAPRYIEARLSKFALDVAFNPKTTSWQVSYDGRKNEPLALPMKFPMLLAQGAEGIAVGLSTKILPHNFNELIDASIKYLRGRKFDLYPDFITGGMIDVANYNDGKRGGKVRVRAHIEEKDKKTLLIKDVPYGVTTTALMESIVKANDTGKIKIKKVVDNTAKDVEIEVQLAPGISPDITIDALYAFTDCEISVSPNACVIVEDKPRFITVSDLLRYSAEFTKDLLKRELEIRLSELQEKWHYTSLEKIFFEKQIYKELEEKHKDWDAVIAAIDKRFVPYKKNLKRDITREDIVKLTEKPVRRIYRLDINELNEQIKAIDADIKQVKHDLANLTDFTVSYYEGLLKKYGKGRERITEIKTFDTIQVQQVAMANTKIYVNRAEGFVGTSLKKDEFIADCSDLDNLIIFRKDGKMLVTKVADKTFVGKDIIHIDIFRKGDERTTYNMIYVDGKSGISYAKRFNVTGITLNKEYDLTTKGEKNSKVHYFTANPNGEAEVVSIRLSPNCAARNKEFDLFFETIAIKGRNSMGNQVTKYPIRTVKFKEAGVSTLAGLKLWYDDQVGRLNTEERGVYIGSFEGEDKVFVAFKNGTYELTNFELTNRYDPNELVYIEKFNPEKIVSAIYFDADKKQFNAKRFKIETQTLNNKFLFIKEGQGNYLEMITTHSEPVILLKTGKKRSPEEEEIDLAEFVEVTGWKTVGTRIAGDDLISAELASEEEEPDEGNGNPQGELF, encoded by the coding sequence ATGAGCGACATCGATAATACACAACCAACGGACGAATCCTTACATAACATTACCCACATCGGGGGAATGTATGAAAGCTGGTTCCTGGATTACGCTTCGTATGTAATATTGGAGCGTGCTGTACCCAGCGTGGAAGATGGATTAAAGCCAGTACAACGTCGTATCCTTCATGCTATGAAGGAACTGGATGACGGACGCTTCAACAAAGTGGCGAACATCATCGGTACTACCATGCAGTTTCACCCACATGGGGATGCTTCTATTGGAGATGCCATTGTGAACATGGGGCAGAAAGACCTGTTGATCGAAACACAGGGTAACTGGGGCGATGTACGCACCGGCGACGATGCAGCGGCACCCCGTTACATCGAGGCGCGTTTATCCAAATTTGCACTGGATGTAGCCTTCAATCCCAAAACAACCTCATGGCAGGTAAGTTATGACGGCCGTAAGAACGAGCCGCTGGCACTGCCTATGAAGTTCCCGATGCTGCTGGCACAGGGAGCAGAAGGTATCGCTGTGGGCTTGTCTACCAAGATCCTGCCGCACAACTTCAACGAACTGATTGATGCTTCTATAAAATACCTGCGTGGCAGAAAGTTCGATCTGTATCCCGACTTCATTACCGGCGGTATGATCGACGTGGCGAACTACAACGACGGTAAACGTGGTGGTAAGGTACGCGTACGTGCGCACATAGAAGAGAAAGATAAAAAGACCCTCCTCATCAAGGACGTCCCTTATGGGGTGACCACAACGGCCCTGATGGAATCCATCGTAAAGGCGAACGATACCGGCAAGATCAAGATCAAGAAAGTGGTAGATAATACCGCGAAGGATGTTGAAATTGAGGTACAACTGGCACCGGGTATTTCTCCTGATATCACCATCGATGCGCTGTATGCGTTCACGGATTGTGAGATCTCTGTTTCTCCCAATGCCTGCGTGATCGTAGAAGATAAACCCCGCTTTATCACCGTATCGGATCTTTTAAGATACTCTGCGGAGTTTACCAAAGATCTGCTGAAACGAGAGCTGGAAATCAGGCTGTCGGAGTTGCAGGAGAAATGGCACTACACCTCCCTGGAAAAGATCTTCTTCGAAAAGCAGATCTACAAGGAGCTGGAAGAGAAGCATAAGGACTGGGATGCCGTGATCGCAGCGATCGACAAGCGCTTTGTTCCTTATAAAAAGAACCTGAAAAGGGATATCACGCGCGAAGATATCGTGAAACTGACTGAGAAGCCGGTACGCCGTATTTACCGTCTCGATATCAATGAACTGAATGAACAAATCAAAGCGATCGATGCCGATATCAAACAGGTAAAACATGACCTGGCGAACCTGACAGACTTCACTGTATCTTACTACGAAGGTCTGCTGAAGAAGTATGGTAAAGGCCGTGAGCGTATCACCGAAATCAAAACCTTCGATACCATCCAGGTACAGCAGGTGGCGATGGCGAATACCAAGATCTATGTGAATCGTGCAGAAGGTTTCGTGGGTACTTCGCTTAAAAAGGACGAATTTATAGCAGATTGTTCTGACCTTGACAACCTCATTATTTTCCGTAAGGATGGTAAGATGCTGGTGACCAAGGTAGCAGATAAGACCTTTGTAGGGAAGGATATTATTCATATCGATATCTTCCGTAAGGGCGACGAGCGTACTACTTACAACATGATCTATGTGGATGGTAAGTCTGGTATCAGTTACGCGAAGCGCTTTAATGTGACAGGTATTACACTGAATAAAGAATATGACCTGACTACGAAGGGAGAGAAGAATTCCAAGGTGCATTACTTTACTGCGAATCCAAATGGAGAAGCGGAAGTGGTGAGCATCCGTCTGAGCCCGAACTGTGCGGCGAGGAACAAAGAGTTTGACCTGTTCTTTGAGACGATTGCGATAAAGGGGCGTAACTCAATGGGTAACCAGGTGACGAAGTACCCGATCCGTACAGTGAAGTTCAAGGAAGCCGGTGTGTCTACATTAGCAGGGCTGAAGCTCTGGTATGATGACCAGGTAGGCAGATTGAATACAGAGGAGAGAGGGGTGTATATTGGTTCATTTGAAGGGGAAGATAAGGTGTTTGTGGCGTTTAAGAATGGTACATATGAGTTGACGAATTTTGAGTTGACGAACAGGTATGATCCGAATGAACTGGTGTATATAGAGAAGTTCAATCCTGAGAAGATAGTGTCAGCGATTTACTTTGATGCAGATAAGAAGCAGTTTAATGCGAAGCGCTTTAAGATTGAAACGCAGACGCTGAATAATAAGTTCCTGTTTATAAAAGAAGGTCAGGGGAATTATCTGGAGATGATCACTACGCATTCAGAGCCGGTGATATTACTTAAAACTGGTAAGAAGCGGAGTCCGGAGGAAGAGGAGATAGATCTGGCGGAATTTGTAGAGGTGACCGGGTGGAAGACCGTAGGTACGAGGATTGCGGGAGATGATTTGATCAGTGCTGAATTGGCGAGTGAAGAAGAGGAGCCGGATGAGGGGAATGGGAATCCACAGGGAGAGTTATTTTAA
- the treZ gene encoding malto-oligosyltrehalose trehalohydrolase: protein MKNTGAFYKPDNTCTFCVWAPEKEQVTLHLITPDDRSMAMTKDAEGYFTITVENVPPGATYFYNIDEKDLPDPASGWQPQDIFGPSAVVDHDAYQWQDLQWHGLPFKDLILYELHVGTFSPEGTFEGIIPYLDDLKETGINALELMPVCQFPGERNWGYDGVYQYAVHHSYGGPEGLKKLVDACHQRGIAVLLDVVYNHLGGEGNYFDHFGPYFSEIYAIPWGSAINFDGAYSDGPKGYFANNVIHWFQQYHIDGLRLDAVHCIFDNSAVTLWEVIHDKVKELEATTGRKYYLIGESDLNSPNIMKSPCDGGMGLDAQWLDDFHHILYVLLDKAGQSRYADFNKLEQLAKAYKDGFVHTGEYVQFRKRRYGRSSAGITGEHFVVFNQNHDQVGNRVKGERLSVLIDQARLKIAAAAIFLSPYVPMLFMGEEYGEDNPFFFFVSYKEEEHIKGIQEGRKKEFESFLKEGEMFPDPQSEETFIQSKLDWGKRKQGKYKELLEWHKKLIQLRRDNEILQNTSKDDLFVQLIGEKGYVLHRQSRNGLEHLLCLFNLSDETLEYELPTFKEEWNKILDSGNHENSLKANEKSALQPTSIVIYG from the coding sequence ATGAAAAACACAGGGGCTTTTTACAAGCCGGATAATACATGTACTTTTTGCGTATGGGCACCGGAAAAAGAGCAGGTCACACTTCATCTTATCACCCCGGATGACAGGTCCATGGCAATGACTAAGGACGCGGAAGGATATTTTACTATTACGGTAGAAAATGTTCCTCCCGGCGCTACCTATTTTTATAATATCGATGAAAAAGATCTCCCCGACCCCGCTTCCGGCTGGCAACCACAGGATATCTTTGGACCTTCTGCTGTGGTGGATCACGATGCGTATCAGTGGCAGGATCTGCAATGGCATGGCTTGCCTTTTAAGGACCTGATTTTATATGAATTGCATGTAGGCACCTTTTCTCCGGAAGGCACCTTTGAAGGGATCATTCCTTACCTGGACGACCTGAAAGAGACCGGCATCAATGCACTGGAACTAATGCCCGTGTGTCAGTTTCCCGGTGAGCGGAACTGGGGGTATGATGGGGTGTATCAGTATGCCGTGCATCATTCTTATGGCGGACCGGAAGGATTGAAAAAATTAGTGGATGCCTGTCATCAACGGGGTATCGCCGTGTTGTTGGATGTGGTGTACAATCACCTGGGTGGGGAAGGCAACTATTTTGACCATTTTGGGCCTTATTTTTCGGAGATCTATGCTATTCCCTGGGGTAGTGCTATAAATTTCGATGGGGCTTATTCTGACGGTCCTAAGGGATATTTTGCGAATAATGTAATCCATTGGTTTCAGCAGTATCATATTGATGGTTTAAGACTGGATGCGGTGCATTGTATTTTTGACAATAGTGCGGTGACGTTGTGGGAGGTGATCCATGATAAGGTGAAAGAATTAGAAGCTACTACCGGGCGGAAATACTACCTCATTGGCGAGAGCGATCTGAATTCACCGAATATAATGAAAAGCCCCTGCGATGGGGGTATGGGATTAGATGCCCAGTGGCTGGATGACTTTCATCATATACTGTACGTACTATTGGACAAAGCAGGGCAATCCCGGTATGCGGATTTTAATAAATTAGAACAATTAGCGAAGGCATATAAAGATGGATTCGTGCATACAGGAGAATATGTGCAGTTCAGGAAACGGCGGTATGGGCGTAGCTCTGCGGGTATTACAGGAGAACATTTTGTAGTGTTTAACCAGAATCATGACCAGGTTGGGAATAGAGTGAAAGGAGAAAGATTATCAGTACTCATTGATCAGGCAAGATTGAAAATAGCGGCGGCAGCGATCTTTTTATCACCGTATGTACCCATGTTGTTTATGGGGGAGGAATATGGAGAGGATAATCCATTTTTCTTTTTTGTAAGTTATAAGGAAGAGGAACATATTAAAGGAATTCAGGAAGGTCGGAAAAAAGAATTTGAGTCATTTTTGAAAGAAGGCGAGATGTTTCCTGATCCACAATCTGAGGAAACGTTTATTCAGTCAAAGCTGGATTGGGGAAAAAGGAAGCAGGGTAAATATAAAGAGCTATTAGAATGGCATAAGAAATTGATACAATTAAGACGGGATAATGAGATTTTGCAGAATACCAGTAAGGATGATTTGTTTGTGCAGCTGATAGGAGAAAAAGGGTATGTATTGCATCGGCAGAGTAGAAATGGCTTGGAGCATTTGTTATGCTTATTCAATCTTTCCGATGAGACCTTAGAATATGAGTTGCCTACCTTCAAAGAAGAATGGAATAAAATATTAGACTCGGGGAATCATGAAAATTCCCTGAAGGCAAATGAAAAAAGCGCCTTACAACCCACGAGTATTGTGATTTATGGATAG
- a CDS encoding alpha-amylase family glycosyl hydrolase, with amino-acid sequence MDKKWWQTGIIYQVYPRSYQDSNGDGVGDLKGILQRLDYLQWLGINAVWLSPIYPSPMADFGYDISDYTGIHPLFGNMADFDHLLAEVHKRGMKLLLDLVPNHTSDQHPWFQESRSSRDNPKRDWYIWHDPQPDGGAPNNWLSMFGGIAWEWDHTTQQYYYHAFLKEQPDLNWRNPQVQQAMFDVMRFWLKKGVDGFRVDVMWHMIKDAQFRNNPIDPNYEPHMSTYSQLLPVYSTDQQEVHELVHQMRSVMEEIDDERVMIGEIYLPIHQLVTYYGSDNKGAHLPFNFQLLTLPWQALQIASAIDQYEGALPENGWPNWVLSNHDQHRIASRVGTQQARVAAMLLLTLRGTPTIYYGDEIAMRNVAIPINEVVDPQGLNMPDKNLSRDPSRTPMQWDNSVHAGFTAGKPWLRLSKIFHRDNVEMQQHDVYSMLTLHRELITLRANEPALAAGRYVPVFADNQMLAYIREAADADTFLMVLNLTHLPCYFRPPDFSFSGKVEISTIPESEGIQLSDTISLDGDEGLIIRLDKK; translated from the coding sequence ATGGACAAAAAATGGTGGCAGACAGGTATTATCTACCAGGTATATCCCCGTAGTTATCAGGATAGCAATGGCGATGGCGTCGGAGATCTGAAAGGCATTCTGCAAAGACTGGATTACCTGCAGTGGCTGGGTATAAACGCAGTGTGGCTTTCACCTATTTATCCTTCTCCGATGGCGGATTTTGGATATGATATTTCCGATTACACAGGTATCCATCCATTGTTTGGCAATATGGCAGACTTCGATCACTTACTGGCCGAAGTACACAAGCGGGGTATGAAGTTACTGCTGGACCTGGTACCGAATCATACATCAGACCAGCATCCCTGGTTCCAGGAATCCCGCTCCAGCAGAGATAATCCGAAACGTGACTGGTACATATGGCATGACCCACAGCCAGATGGCGGAGCACCGAACAACTGGCTGAGTATGTTTGGTGGCATTGCGTGGGAGTGGGACCACACTACCCAGCAGTATTATTATCATGCATTCTTAAAAGAACAGCCCGATCTGAACTGGCGCAATCCCCAAGTGCAACAGGCGATGTTTGATGTGATGCGGTTTTGGCTGAAGAAGGGGGTAGATGGATTCAGGGTAGATGTGATGTGGCATATGATCAAAGATGCACAGTTTCGTAACAATCCGATTGATCCAAATTATGAACCGCATATGAGCACTTACTCGCAGTTGCTACCCGTGTATTCAACAGATCAGCAGGAAGTACACGAACTGGTGCACCAAATGCGGTCGGTGATGGAAGAGATCGATGATGAGCGGGTGATGATCGGCGAAATTTATTTGCCCATACATCAGTTAGTCACTTATTATGGCAGTGATAATAAGGGGGCGCATCTGCCATTTAATTTTCAGTTGCTCACACTTCCCTGGCAGGCGTTGCAGATCGCTTCGGCCATTGATCAGTACGAAGGGGCTTTGCCTGAAAATGGTTGGCCGAACTGGGTATTGAGCAACCATGATCAACACAGGATAGCGAGTAGGGTAGGGACACAACAGGCACGGGTAGCAGCGATGCTATTACTGACATTGCGTGGTACGCCTACGATCTATTATGGTGATGAAATAGCAATGCGCAACGTAGCGATACCAATTAATGAAGTGGTAGATCCGCAGGGATTGAATATGCCTGATAAGAACCTAAGCAGGGATCCATCGCGAACGCCGATGCAGTGGGATAATTCAGTTCATGCAGGATTTACAGCTGGCAAGCCCTGGCTAAGATTGTCGAAGATCTTTCACAGGGATAATGTAGAGATGCAGCAGCATGATGTTTATTCTATGCTGACATTGCACAGGGAATTGATCACATTAAGAGCCAATGAACCGGCATTGGCAGCAGGGAGATATGTACCTGTGTTTGCTGATAACCAGATGCTGGCATATATAAGAGAAGCAGCAGATGCAGATACGTTTTTAATGGTATTAAATCTGACACATTTGCCTTGTTATTTCAGACCCCCTGATTTTAGTTTTTCTGGTAAGGTGGAAATATCTACAATACCGGAATCTGAAGGAATTCAATTGAGTGATACGATTAGTTTGGATGGAGATGAAGGTTTAATAATCAGGTTAGATAAAAAGTAG
- a CDS encoding CPCC family cysteine-rich protein, with amino-acid sequence MPDQIIISREDAMTLLAWQKLLTMHPEKRKDIVAEILIESDKADEEIEDAHVDGAEYNHDIVDYLRSGLLNVTNEFIEEDLKELYHHDIGIEGEPLIYEPCPCCGYRTVEESAGYDVCPNCYWEDDGNDDPTKYSSVNHLTLQQGRDNFKQMGASDPAYIDIVNKHPNKYLKA; translated from the coding sequence ATGCCCGATCAAATTATAATCAGCCGCGAAGATGCCATGACTTTACTAGCCTGGCAAAAGCTCCTCACTATGCATCCTGAAAAAAGAAAGGACATCGTCGCAGAAATATTAATTGAATCAGATAAAGCAGATGAAGAAATCGAAGATGCACATGTAGATGGTGCTGAATATAATCATGATATCGTTGATTATCTCAGGTCTGGATTACTCAATGTTACCAATGAATTTATAGAAGAAGATCTCAAAGAGTTATATCATCATGATATAGGGATTGAGGGTGAGCCACTGATATATGAACCCTGCCCTTGTTGTGGATATCGTACTGTAGAAGAATCTGCTGGTTATGATGTATGTCCTAATTGTTATTGGGAAGATGATGGCAATGATGATCCAACTAAATATAGTTCCGTTAATCACTTAACCCTGCAACAGGGAAGAGATAATTTTAAACAGATGGGGGCCTCTGATCCGGCTTATATTGACATCGTGAACAAGCATCCGAACAAGTACCTGAAAGCTTAA